Proteins encoded in a region of the Zea mays cultivar B73 chromosome 2, Zm-B73-REFERENCE-NAM-5.0, whole genome shotgun sequence genome:
- the LOC103646180 gene encoding uncharacterized protein — protein sequence MPPTNAPVSSPPVPTPDKQQHDQKIHVPTDHIKVSDHIVSGNVCKKDEVMDAPIFDKTPKSNAPTTDKPAATELTPDINSEGQKSVTHDTPVSGASQFDKTSLTNATTDLVARDSSSKAAVAEPPHVSREDCARNLLKFILSEKLDPSMAIINFGGFGGSVLDVVQSFGPNKCIENTFMQRFVDCIREDDVLYNPDSVINTLILNVNVETVLNIEEFEQHSSNPQPFSTSLLKEQLEPTLPPDEVLNQIKLILVPMLRRSHWTLYAINFERRRIDILDSNPYGTLLGGTTWKQIHNDQMMINGTKIPWSRLIMRRLSIALHEARPDSTVPKFGNYKIGLLPNCPTMTPGSNDCGFFVANFLRYYDFDDGDLSEFYTPDEPLDQRAFVLHYLTFHRNNRVAPFLQNCCLSSMLQGDAVV from the exons ATGCCTCCAACAAATGCTCCAGTATCCTCACCACCTGTTCCAACACCTGATAAACAGCAACATGATCAGAAAATTCATGTTCCTACTGATCATATCAAAGTATCAGATCAT ATTGTCAGTGGGAACGTCTGCAAAAAAGATGAAGTTATGGATGCCCCTATATTTGACAAGACTCCAAAATCAAAT GCTCCCACAACCGACAAGCCTGCTGCTACTGAGTTAACACCAGATATAAATAGT GAAGGACAAAAATCTGTTACACATGATACTCCTGTATCTGGTGCATCTCAGTTCGATAAAACCTCACTGACAAAT GCAACTACTGACCTTGTTGCAAGGGATAGTTCCTCTAAAGCTGCAGTCGCTGAACCTCCCCACGTGTCACGTGAAGACTGTGCTCGCAACCTACTTAAGTTCATTTTGTCAGAAAAACTAGATCCGAGCAT GgctatcattaattttggaggatTTGGCGGTTCTGTCCTCGATGTTGTCCAGTCGTTTGGTCCTAATAAATGTATTGAGAATACTTTCATGCAGAGATTTGTCGACTGTATTCGTGAGGATGATGTATTATACAATCCAGATTCTGTAATCAACACTCTAATACTGAATGTCAATGTTGAG ACCGTTTTGAATATCGAGGAGTTCGAACAGCACAGTTCAAATCCCCAGCCCTTCTCAACATCACTTCTTAAAGAACAACTTGAACCGACGCTTCCTCCAGATGAAGTTCTGAACCAAATTAAATTG ATCCTGGTTCCTATGCTACGCCGTAGTCACTGGACCCTTTATGCAATCAACTTTGAACGTCGTCGAATAGACATCTTAGATTCAAATCCTTATGGGACATTGCTTGGAGGCACTACCTGGAAACAAATACATAATGATCAAATGATGATAAATGGAACGAAGATACCTTGGTCCAGATTAATAATGAGAAGACTTAGCATTGCGTTACATGAAGCTCGACCTGATTCAACTGTACCAAAGTTTGGCAACTACAAGATTGGGCTTCTTCCCAATTGTCCAACCATGACACCAGGGTCAAATGATTGTGGTTTTTTTGTCGCAAACTTCCTCCGCTACTACGATTTTGATGATGGCGACTTATCAGAATTTTATACTCCG GATGAACCATTGGACCAACGTGCCTTTGTTCTGCATTACCTGACCTTTCATCGCAACAACAGGGTTGCCCCCTTCCTGCAGAACTGCTGCCTTTCAAGTATGCTCCAAGGAGACGCCGTTGTTTGA